In the genome of Colletes latitarsis isolate SP2378_abdomen chromosome 9, iyColLati1, whole genome shotgun sequence, one region contains:
- the LOC143345909 gene encoding glutathione S-transferase, with translation MDEGQPTYKLIYFDARGRAEQIRYIFAYAGIDYVDERISKENWPELKKAMPYGMLPVLEIDGKPIAQSNAVARYLARKHNLSGRDEWEAMLCDVLVDTLGDLKQIISLYLTEKDQFKKEEKKAKLLKETIPFYLNKFEQTIGENGGYAVGSTTTWADFVFAVALENFENIFGSGALESYPGLRALKKRVHGIPAIAEWLTKRPQTEV, from the exons ATGGACGAGGGACAGCCAACTTACAAACTGATCTACTTCGACGCTCGTGGTCGCGCCGAGCAAATTCGCTACATATTTGCGTACGCGGGCATCGACTATGTCGACGAGAGGATCTCCAAGGAAAACTGGCCGGAACTGAAGAAAG CGATGCCTTACGGAATGCTACCGGTGCTGGAGATAGACGGGAAACCGATAGCACAGAGCAATGCGGTGGCGAGATACTTGGCGAGGAAACACAATCTGAGTGGAAGGGACGAATGGGAGGCGATGCTGTGCGATGTGCTTGTTGATACCCTCGGAGACCTCAAGCAAA TTATATCTCTGTATCTCACGgagaaggatcagttcaagaaggagGAGAAGAAGGCGAAGCTTTTGAAAGAAACTATACCCTTTTACTTGAACAAGTTTGAACAAACTATCGGCGAGAATGGAGGCTACGCTGTTGGCTCCACC ACCACGTGGGCGGATTTTGTGTTCGCTGTTGCTCTGGAGAATTTCGAGAATATTTTCGGCAGCGGAGCCTTGGAAAGTTACCCAGGTCTTCGAGCGCTGAAGAAGAGGGTCCACGGGATACCTGCAATCGCCGAATGGCTGACGAAACGTCCCCAAACAGAAGTTTAG